From the genome of Candidatus Electrothrix communis, one region includes:
- a CDS encoding radical SAM protein — MPDSDSLLVSELFYSIQGESTRAGLPCAFVRLCGCNLRCSYCDSRYTWEEEDNVMSIGQVFAWLEDFPGTLVEITGGEPLLQETVYPLLQKLTASGREVLLETGGSLSIERVPVEVGIILDVKAPDSGMTEQNHWPNLALLEQRQQAGSHDEVKFVLCSPEDVAWAVDIVRQHKLTELVPVIFSPVIGHLPPALLADLVLQKQLPIRLQLQLHTQIWPDAPRGV; from the coding sequence GTGCCTGATTCCGATTCTCTGCTCGTTTCAGAGCTTTTTTACTCTATTCAGGGGGAGTCCACCAGGGCCGGGCTTCCCTGCGCCTTTGTTCGCCTCTGCGGCTGCAACCTGCGTTGCTCCTATTGTGATTCCCGCTATACCTGGGAAGAAGAGGACAACGTGATGAGCATCGGACAGGTGTTTGCCTGGCTTGAAGATTTCCCCGGAACGCTGGTGGAGATCACCGGCGGTGAACCGCTTTTGCAGGAGACGGTGTACCCTCTCCTGCAAAAGCTCACAGCCAGCGGGCGAGAGGTCTTGTTGGAAACCGGGGGCAGCTTGAGTATTGAGCGGGTTCCGGTGGAGGTTGGCATCATCCTTGATGTGAAAGCGCCGGATTCGGGGATGACCGAGCAAAATCATTGGCCCAACCTTGCCTTGCTGGAGCAACGTCAACAGGCAGGCAGTCATGATGAGGTCAAGTTTGTCCTCTGTTCACCTGAAGATGTGGCTTGGGCCGTAGATATTGTTCGTCAACATAAACTGACAGAGCTGGTACCTGTTATTTTTTCGCCGGTTATTGGTCATTTACCCCCAGCCCTGCTCGCTGACTTGGTCTTACAGAAGCAGTTGCCGATCAGATTGCAGCTGCAACTGCATACCCAAATCTGGCCAGATGCCCCGAGAGGGGTATGA
- a CDS encoding nucleotide sugar dehydrogenase, with protein MPDIHSTKLAIIGLGYVGLPLAVEFSKKIPCVGFDLKEQRIAELRQGNDVTREVSSEELSRAENLQFTTSIEDLRTCNVFVVSVPTPIDDNKQPDLRPLEGASHTVAQVLKPGDVVIYESTVYPGATEEVCIPILEKDSGLVYNQDFFAGYSPERINPGDHEHRLPTIVKVTSGSTPKIADFVDALYRTIITAGTFKATSIRVAEAAKVIENTQRDVNIALVNELALIFNRLGINTLEVLEAAGTKWNFLPFRPGLVGGHCIGVDPYYLTHKAQQVGYHPEMILAGRRLNDDMGRYIASEVVKLMLMKRIHVADAKILMLGLTFKENCPDLRNTRVTDIIDELGSYGADIEVYDPWADPKEAQQYYGVTMTETLSENSYDAIVLAVAHQEFGQFDKKELERITHSRFVVYDVKSALATGLSDGCL; from the coding sequence ATGCCTGATATTCACTCAACCAAATTGGCTATTATCGGTCTCGGTTATGTTGGTCTGCCGTTGGCTGTGGAGTTCAGTAAGAAAATACCCTGTGTCGGCTTTGACCTGAAAGAACAGCGGATTGCTGAATTGCGCCAGGGGAATGACGTAACCCGTGAGGTCAGCTCTGAAGAACTGAGCAGAGCTGAAAATTTGCAGTTTACCACCTCCATTGAGGACCTGCGTACGTGTAACGTCTTTGTCGTTTCCGTACCTACTCCCATTGATGACAATAAACAACCGGACCTGCGTCCTTTGGAAGGAGCCTCGCACACCGTTGCACAGGTCTTGAAACCCGGCGATGTGGTGATCTATGAGTCAACGGTTTATCCCGGCGCCACCGAAGAAGTCTGTATTCCGATCCTGGAAAAGGACTCCGGCCTGGTCTATAATCAAGATTTTTTTGCCGGATACAGCCCGGAGCGGATCAATCCCGGTGACCATGAGCATCGACTGCCGACCATCGTTAAGGTGACATCTGGATCAACGCCCAAGATTGCCGATTTTGTTGATGCGTTGTACCGGACCATTATTACGGCAGGTACCTTCAAAGCCACCAGTATTCGAGTGGCCGAGGCTGCCAAGGTTATTGAAAATACCCAGCGTGATGTCAATATTGCCTTGGTTAATGAATTGGCCCTGATCTTCAACCGCCTGGGGATTAACACCCTGGAGGTGCTGGAGGCCGCAGGCACCAAGTGGAACTTCCTGCCCTTTCGCCCCGGTTTAGTGGGCGGGCATTGTATTGGAGTTGATCCCTATTATCTGACCCATAAGGCCCAACAGGTGGGCTACCATCCAGAGATGATCCTGGCCGGGCGACGGCTGAATGATGATATGGGTCGCTATATTGCTTCGGAAGTGGTGAAGCTGATGCTCATGAAACGTATCCATGTGGCGGATGCCAAAATCCTCATGCTCGGCCTGACCTTTAAGGAGAATTGTCCGGATCTGCGCAACACCCGGGTGACGGACATTATTGATGAGTTGGGTTCTTATGGGGCTGATATAGAGGTTTATGATCCTTGGGCGGACCCGAAAGAGGCGCAACAATATTACGGGGTAACCATGACCGAGACTTTGTCGGAAAACAGCTATGATGCCATCGTGCTGGCTGTTGCTCACCAGGAGTTTGGGCAATTTGACAAAAAAGAGTTGGAACGGATCACTCATTCCCGTTTTGTGGTTTACGACGTGAAGAGTGCTCTGGCAACCGGTCTGTCTGACGGGTGTTTATAA
- a CDS encoding DNA photolyase: protein MSYGDPAKYITHLYVTDECQQNDYAQEIIQRSKLPVTVIGDREHPDIPGVYPGNLTQGKHHLLLCLNRGKFFKPCPATREYTCCDYQVLNIGMGCPMDCVYCILQAYLNNPWISFFLNREDLFAELDQAFAADPQTFLRIGTGEFTDSLALDSLTCFSPLLVNYMRDKQNAVLELKSKSVVIDNLKGLDHGGRTVVAWSLNSPSIMEQEEIRAAGLEERLDAAVRCADWGYRLAFHFDPIIWHEGWEEGYRTTIRHLFAKVPADRIAWISLGALRYLPSLQSIAAERFPQSNFFYEEFVEGLDGKARYFRSQRVEMYKLIADELARFADPVTCIYFCMESENIWQEVFGYTPSERGGLRAMLDRSVRYDQHHAATIKP from the coding sequence ATGTCCTACGGCGATCCGGCAAAATACATCACCCATCTCTATGTTACGGATGAGTGCCAGCAAAATGATTATGCCCAAGAAATCATTCAGCGAAGCAAGCTGCCGGTTACGGTTATCGGTGATCGGGAGCATCCCGATATCCCCGGCGTCTATCCGGGAAATCTGACCCAAGGGAAACATCATCTCCTGCTTTGCCTGAACAGGGGGAAGTTCTTCAAACCCTGTCCTGCCACCCGTGAGTACACCTGCTGCGACTATCAGGTGCTCAATATCGGCATGGGCTGCCCGATGGACTGTGTCTACTGTATCCTCCAAGCTTATCTCAATAATCCCTGGATCAGCTTTTTTTTAAACAGAGAAGACCTGTTCGCGGAACTGGATCAAGCCTTTGCCGCTGATCCGCAGACCTTTCTCCGGATAGGGACCGGTGAGTTCACGGATAGCCTGGCCCTGGACAGCCTGACTTGTTTTAGCCCCCTGCTGGTTAACTATATGCGGGACAAACAGAATGCGGTGCTGGAGCTGAAATCAAAATCCGTGGTTATTGATAATTTAAAAGGGTTGGATCACGGAGGGCGCACCGTGGTGGCTTGGTCCCTGAACAGCCCGTCCATCATGGAGCAGGAAGAAATCCGGGCAGCCGGGTTGGAAGAGCGCTTGGACGCCGCAGTCCGCTGTGCTGACTGGGGCTATCGGCTTGCCTTTCATTTTGATCCGATTATCTGGCATGAGGGCTGGGAAGAGGGCTACCGGACAACCATCCGGCACCTGTTTGCAAAGGTGCCTGCTGATCGTATTGCCTGGATCAGTTTAGGGGCACTACGCTATCTGCCGAGCCTGCAATCCATTGCTGCTGAACGTTTTCCGCAATCGAATTTCTTCTATGAGGAGTTTGTCGAAGGGCTGGACGGCAAGGCCCGTTATTTCAGAAGCCAGCGGGTGGAAATGTATAAGCTCATTGCTGATGAGCTGGCCCGCTTTGCTGATCCCGTTACCTGTATCTACTTCTGCATGGAAAGCGAAAATATCTGGCAGGAGGTGTTTGGCTACACCCCATCGGAGCGGGGTGGTTTGCGGGCCATGCTGGATCGCAGTGTGCGGTATGACCAACACCACGCCGCGACTATCAAGCCATAA
- a CDS encoding class I SAM-dependent methyltransferase, translated as MREKTDWDKRYDENDFPWDTGMPDTALINLVTGWPHVLGKVLDIGCGTGTNAVWLAEHGFEVTALDISTSAIALAEKRRAKHRVNIQLLAEDFLTCSLGTGDFDLIFDRGCFHCTPGKEAQQRYIKKAASCLKPEGLWFSLIGNKDQSGNEKGPPRMSAADICSIVEPVFKILSLKSAFHPSPKQPKPLRFWHCLMRMR; from the coding sequence ATGCGAGAAAAAACAGACTGGGATAAACGCTACGATGAAAACGATTTCCCCTGGGACACCGGGATGCCTGACACGGCCCTGATCAACCTAGTCACCGGCTGGCCCCATGTTTTGGGCAAGGTTTTGGATATCGGTTGCGGCACAGGAACCAACGCAGTCTGGCTGGCCGAACACGGGTTTGAGGTCACGGCTCTGGATATCTCCACCAGCGCCATTGCTCTGGCTGAAAAAAGGCGGGCTAAACATAGGGTAAACATCCAGCTGTTGGCAGAAGATTTTCTCACCTGCTCTCTGGGTACTGGTGATTTTGACCTGATTTTTGACCGGGGCTGCTTCCACTGCACGCCTGGGAAGGAAGCACAGCAGCGCTATATTAAAAAGGCCGCATCCTGCCTGAAGCCTGAAGGCCTCTGGTTTAGCCTTATCGGCAATAAGGATCAGTCAGGGAACGAAAAAGGACCCCCTAGAATGTCCGCTGCGGATATATGCTCAATAGTTGAGCCAGTCTTTAAAATACTGAGCCTCAAATCCGCTTTCCATCCTTCCCCAAAGCAACCCAAACCGCTCAGGTTTTGGCATTGCCTGATGCGGATGAGATAA